In Streptomyces sp. NBC_01381, a genomic segment contains:
- a CDS encoding PP2C family protein-serine/threonine phosphatase, which yields MPVPIPRQRAIPAAEGGQAHALPAPVPTSPDVAAHHRPTEQTGGTGLSLLVIEDDPAGSLGVPALLDSAGKPIRIRTARNLTEAERLLTDDVHCILLDLALTGAGAPGTGASEADEDELAMLKHVLRLAPRHAVLALTANGDAERGAEAVRVGAQDYLFRDELDERLLSRAIRYAVERKRADAAQRQLTESRLRAQENARLERGLLPTPLLDGSPLRFAARYRPGRSRALLGGDFYDTVRTPDGSVHVMIGDVCGHGPDEAALGVELRIAWRTLTFAGLCGDELLSTLQKVLEHERADDEIFATLCTVDIAPDGRRAGLCLAGHPSPLIARDGRLAELLPYENSGPALGLLPNARWPRRQVELGGRWSLMLYTDGLIEGRIGQGKERLGQEGMVEMVRRKIAAGLRGDELLEAAVNEVRDLNGGDLTDDVAVLLLDRDR from the coding sequence ATGCCCGTACCCATACCGCGGCAGAGAGCGATCCCGGCCGCGGAAGGCGGTCAGGCTCACGCTCTGCCGGCGCCCGTACCCACGTCCCCGGACGTGGCCGCACACCACCGCCCGACGGAGCAGACAGGCGGCACCGGACTCAGCCTGCTGGTGATCGAGGACGACCCGGCAGGGTCACTCGGCGTCCCCGCGCTGCTCGACTCCGCGGGCAAGCCCATCCGCATCCGCACCGCCCGCAACCTCACCGAGGCCGAGCGGCTGCTCACCGACGACGTGCACTGCATCCTGCTCGACCTCGCCCTGACGGGCGCCGGCGCCCCCGGGACCGGTGCCTCCGAGGCCGACGAGGACGAGCTCGCCATGCTCAAGCACGTGCTGCGCCTCGCGCCCCGGCACGCCGTCCTCGCGCTCACCGCGAACGGCGACGCCGAGCGCGGCGCCGAGGCGGTGCGCGTCGGCGCCCAGGACTATCTCTTCCGCGACGAACTGGACGAGCGGCTGCTCAGCCGCGCCATCCGGTACGCCGTGGAGCGCAAGCGCGCCGACGCCGCCCAGCGCCAGCTGACGGAGTCGCGCCTGCGGGCCCAGGAGAACGCCCGTCTGGAGCGCGGCCTGCTGCCCACGCCGCTGCTCGACGGCTCACCGCTGCGGTTCGCGGCCCGCTACCGCCCCGGGCGCTCACGGGCGCTGCTCGGCGGCGACTTCTACGACACGGTGCGCACCCCCGACGGCTCGGTGCACGTCATGATCGGCGACGTCTGCGGCCACGGCCCCGACGAGGCCGCGCTCGGCGTCGAGCTGCGCATCGCCTGGCGGACGCTGACCTTCGCGGGCCTGTGCGGCGACGAGCTGCTCTCCACCCTGCAGAAGGTCCTGGAGCACGAGCGCGCCGACGACGAGATCTTCGCGACGCTCTGCACCGTCGACATCGCCCCTGACGGCCGCCGCGCCGGACTCTGCCTGGCCGGACACCCGTCCCCGCTGATCGCCCGCGACGGGCGTCTCGCGGAGCTGCTTCCGTACGAGAACAGCGGCCCCGCGCTCGGCCTGCTGCCGAACGCCCGCTGGCCGCGCCGCCAGGTGGAGCTCGGCGGCAGGTGGAGCCTGATGCTCTACACGGACGGCCTGATCGAGGGCCGCATCGGCCAGGGCAAGGAGCGCCTCGGCCAGGAGGGCATGGTCGAGATGGTCCGCCGCAAGATCGCGGCGGGGCTGCGGGGCGACGAGCTCCTGGAGGCCGCGGTCAACGAGGTCCGCGACCTCAACGGCGGCGACCTGACGGACGACGTGGCTGTGCTGCTCCTGGACCGCGATCGCTAG
- a CDS encoding C40 family peptidase, whose amino-acid sequence MAGMALICAVTVLTTPGTAFASPAKPTPGKAKSLEDVRKEIDRLYHEAGVATDAYNAAEEKSKKQSQQIVRLARSITKGQQKLDKLKSRAGAAARAQYRSGGMPSEAQLMLSDDPQEFLDGAGRMRQGEKATKGMLTELGRTQEDLRVYAKDATAQWKKLEANRKAKAASKKKIKKKIEAAEEMESKLEKKERERLRKLEEEAALKKQSAWVSSGVLKDIKGKATGQGKKAVEFATAQIGKPYVWGAEGPSSYDCSGLTSQAWAAAGHGIPRTSQEQWKQLPRIDIKNMRPGDLIIYHQDASHVGMYLGDGAIVHAPRPGRDVTIAGAGSMKILGVVRPDK is encoded by the coding sequence ATGGCTGGCATGGCGCTGATCTGCGCGGTGACGGTGCTGACGACACCCGGCACGGCCTTCGCGAGTCCGGCGAAGCCAACGCCCGGCAAGGCCAAGTCCCTTGAGGACGTACGCAAGGAGATCGACCGCCTCTACCACGAAGCGGGCGTCGCCACGGATGCGTACAACGCGGCCGAGGAGAAGTCGAAGAAGCAGTCCCAGCAGATCGTGCGGCTCGCCCGCTCCATCACCAAGGGCCAGCAGAAGCTCGACAAGCTCAAGTCCCGCGCGGGCGCCGCCGCCCGCGCCCAGTACCGCAGCGGCGGGATGCCCTCCGAGGCCCAGTTGATGCTCAGCGACGACCCGCAGGAGTTCCTGGACGGCGCGGGGCGGATGCGGCAGGGCGAGAAGGCCACCAAGGGCATGCTGACCGAGCTGGGCCGGACGCAGGAGGACCTGCGGGTCTACGCCAAGGACGCCACCGCCCAGTGGAAGAAGCTGGAAGCCAACCGCAAGGCGAAGGCCGCCTCGAAGAAGAAGATCAAGAAGAAGATCGAGGCCGCCGAGGAGATGGAGTCCAAGCTCGAGAAGAAGGAGCGCGAGCGGCTCCGGAAGCTCGAGGAGGAGGCCGCCCTCAAGAAGCAGTCGGCGTGGGTGAGTTCGGGCGTCCTGAAGGACATCAAGGGCAAGGCGACAGGCCAGGGCAAGAAGGCCGTCGAGTTCGCCACCGCCCAGATCGGCAAGCCGTACGTGTGGGGCGCCGAGGGCCCGTCCTCGTACGACTGCTCGGGGCTCACCTCACAGGCCTGGGCGGCGGCGGGACACGGCATTCCGCGTACGTCGCAGGAGCAGTGGAAGCAACTGCCGCGCATCGACATCAAGAACATGCGCCCCGGCGACCTGATCATTTATCACCAGGACGCCAGCCATGTCGGGATGTACCTGGGCGACGGCGCGATCGTGCACGCACCGCGCCCCGGACGCGATGTCACCATCGCCGGAGCGGGATCGATGAAGATCCTCGGGGTCGTCCGGCCCGACAAGTAG
- a CDS encoding trans-aconitate 2-methyltransferase — MASRTPSRPVGTVTRGTTNPNRLRRMDRWIAATHGAELRRAADPVAVDLGYGAAPWTAVELLVRLRTAAPHVRVVGVEIDPARVAAAKPYEREGLSFRHGGFEVPLPGRPALIRAANVLRQYDEEQVAAVWERLCARLAPGGLLVEGTCDEIGRRHVWVALGPEGPRTVTFATRLGSLDRPSDLAERLPKALIHRNVPGEPVHAFLRDFDRAWAAAAPYASYGARQRWIRTVRELAADWPVADRPSRWRQGEVTLRWEALAPRQA; from the coding sequence ATGGCCTCCCGCACCCCTTCCCGCCCCGTGGGAACGGTGACCCGCGGGACCACCAACCCCAACCGGCTGCGCCGCATGGACCGCTGGATCGCCGCCACGCACGGCGCCGAGCTGCGGCGCGCGGCCGACCCCGTGGCCGTCGACCTCGGCTACGGAGCCGCGCCCTGGACCGCCGTCGAGCTGCTGGTGCGGCTGCGGACGGCCGCGCCCCACGTACGCGTGGTCGGCGTCGAGATCGATCCGGCGCGGGTCGCGGCCGCGAAGCCGTACGAGAGGGAGGGGCTCTCCTTCCGGCACGGCGGCTTCGAGGTGCCGCTGCCTGGCAGGCCCGCGCTGATCCGGGCCGCCAACGTCCTACGGCAGTACGACGAGGAACAGGTCGCCGCCGTGTGGGAGCGGCTGTGCGCGCGGCTCGCACCCGGCGGACTGCTGGTGGAGGGGACCTGCGACGAGATCGGGCGGCGGCACGTCTGGGTCGCGCTCGGCCCCGAAGGCCCGCGCACGGTGACCTTCGCGACCCGTCTGGGCTCGCTCGACCGGCCGTCCGACCTCGCCGAGCGGCTCCCGAAGGCGCTGATCCACCGGAACGTGCCGGGCGAGCCCGTACACGCGTTCCTGCGCGACTTCGACCGGGCCTGGGCGGCAGCGGCCCCATACGCCTCGTACGGGGCGCGGCAGCGGTGGATCAGGACGGTGCGCGAGCTGGCCGCGGACTGGCCGGTGGCCGACCGGCCTTCGCGCTGGCGGCAGGGTGAAGTGACCCTGCGGTGGGAGGCGTTGGCGCCCCGTCAGGCGTGA
- the mshA gene encoding D-inositol-3-phosphate glycosyltransferase, which produces MTQYVSRLGRLSPAAPGRLRLPGTHRRPRRVAMLSVHTSPLHQPGTGDAGGMNVYIVELAKRLAAINVEVEIFTRSTTGALPAAVELAPGVLVRHVDAGPYEGLAKEELPAQLCAFTHGVMQAWAGNRPGYYDLVHSHYWLSGHVGWLAAERWGVPLVHAMHTMAKVKNAALAVGDTPEPAARVIGETQIVRAADRLIANTSEEADELVRHYEADAGKVAVVHPGVNLDRFRPADGRAAARHRLGLPQDALVPLFAGRIQPLKAPDVLLRAVAVLLDQRPELRSNIVVPVVGGPSGSGLAKPEGLQKLAAKLGIADVVRFQPPVGQEQLADWFRAASVLVMPSYSESFGLVAIEAQAAGTPVLAASVGGLPVAVRDETTGFLISGHEPAHYARVLRDFAENPHLVDRMGAAAALHAESFGWDMAASATADVYTAAMHEHRRRVRSHHG; this is translated from the coding sequence GTGACCCAGTACGTGTCCAGGCTCGGTCGCCTCTCTCCGGCAGCGCCCGGCAGACTCCGGCTCCCCGGTACGCACCGCCGCCCGCGCCGCGTGGCGATGCTGAGCGTCCACACTTCACCGCTGCACCAGCCCGGCACGGGCGACGCGGGCGGCATGAACGTCTACATCGTCGAGCTGGCCAAGCGCCTGGCCGCGATCAACGTGGAGGTCGAGATCTTCACGCGCTCGACCACGGGCGCGCTGCCGGCCGCCGTCGAGCTCGCTCCCGGCGTCCTGGTCCGGCACGTGGACGCGGGCCCCTACGAGGGCCTGGCGAAGGAGGAGCTGCCCGCCCAGCTCTGTGCCTTCACGCACGGCGTGATGCAGGCGTGGGCCGGCAACCGCCCCGGCTACTACGACCTGGTCCACTCCCACTACTGGCTGAGCGGCCACGTCGGCTGGCTGGCCGCCGAACGCTGGGGCGTGCCGCTGGTGCACGCGATGCACACGATGGCAAAGGTCAAGAACGCCGCGCTGGCTGTCGGCGACACACCCGAGCCCGCCGCCCGCGTCATCGGCGAGACACAGATCGTGCGGGCGGCCGACCGCCTGATCGCCAACACCTCCGAAGAGGCCGACGAACTCGTACGCCATTACGAAGCGGACGCGGGCAAGGTCGCTGTCGTCCACCCCGGCGTGAACCTGGACCGCTTCCGCCCGGCCGACGGCCGCGCGGCGGCGCGCCACCGCCTGGGCCTCCCACAGGACGCCTTGGTCCCCCTCTTCGCGGGCCGCATCCAGCCGCTGAAGGCGCCGGACGTACTACTCCGCGCGGTAGCCGTCCTCCTCGACCAGCGCCCCGAACTGCGCTCGAACATCGTCGTACCCGTGGTGGGCGGCCCCAGCGGCAGCGGCCTCGCCAAGCCGGAGGGCCTCCAGAAGCTGGCGGCCAAGCTGGGAATCGCGGACGTGGTCCGCTTCCAGCCGCCGGTGGGCCAAGAGCAACTGGCGGACTGGTTCAGGGCCGCATCGGTCCTCGTGATGCCCTCCTACAGCGAGTCCTTCGGCCTGGTCGCCATAGAGGCGCAGGCGGCGGGCACGCCGGTGCTCGCGGCGTCGGTGGGCGGCCTGCCGGTCGCGGTCCGCGACGAGACGACGGGTTTCCTGATCTCCGGCCACGAGCCGGCCCACTACGCGCGCGTACTCCGCGATTTCGCCGAGAACCCCCACCTGGTGGACCGCATGGGCGCGGCGGCCGCGCTGCACGCGGAATCCTTCGGCTGGGACATGGCGGCGTCCGCCACGGCGGACGTCTACACGGCAGCCATGCACGAGCACCGGCGTCGCGTACGCTCGCATCATGGCTGA
- a CDS encoding YbjN domain-containing protein, whose amino-acid sequence MADQADAPAIIEQTLNDAELEWENPEPGSYVVKLPGTRKLSTTLSLKLGKHALTLMAFVVRHPDENDAAVHRWLLERNLRLYGVSYAIDSLGDIYLTGKLPLSAVTPEELDRLLGSVLENADGPFNTLLELGFATAIRKEYAWRVSRGEPTRNLDAFTHLTQE is encoded by the coding sequence ATGGCTGATCAGGCTGACGCACCGGCGATCATCGAGCAGACGCTGAACGACGCCGAGCTGGAGTGGGAGAACCCGGAGCCCGGCTCCTACGTGGTGAAGCTCCCCGGTACCCGCAAACTCTCGACGACGCTCTCGCTCAAGCTGGGCAAGCACGCGCTGACGCTGATGGCGTTCGTGGTACGCCACCCCGATGAGAACGACGCGGCGGTCCACCGCTGGCTCCTGGAGCGGAACCTGCGCCTGTACGGCGTGAGTTACGCGATCGACTCCCTGGGCGACATCTACCTCACCGGCAAGCTGCCACTGTCCGCGGTGACCCCCGAGGAACTGGACCGCCTCCTCGGCTCGGTCCTGGAGAACGCGGACGGCCCCTTCAACACACTCCTGGAACTGGGCTTCGCCACGGCGATCCGCAAGGAGTACGCGTGGCGGGTGTCGCGGGGCGAGCCCACCCGAAACCTGGACGCGTTCACTCACTTGACCCAGGAGTAG
- a CDS encoding glycoside hydrolase family 55 protein, translated as MGTGMEHPTRRGVLGGAIAVAAAAAAGGAAVGGTAWAAGQRPRGETPALWREFTKAPYTHPQIPYVGRAGARAGSRHLPRPEVVANVRDYGAKPDGTSDAAPAINRALAEAGANGGGTVLIPPGTYRIDDIIRIAHDNVVLRGAGSARTTLHATKNLTELIGPYDSRYGGDKSSWSWAGGLIWLCPQGRWESLATAIKAKAWPFEGWTGNRRDEWETLTTTAPAHRGDRTLKVTDTSRLRKGDLVLLRLADDADHTLLQHMAGGGPGPEAYTWDDKTKLTSYVPYEWPVRITSVKKSTVTLERPLPLDVRPEWDPRLTTHVQALTNAGVEGLTLEAVETPQSPHLLDKGYNGVTFQCAYDCWADDIVVRHVDNGFGLVGASACTLRNTRVAGRGSHHPYFCREGSHDNLIEDFTIEQRTVPAPSGTQLHGINVEGLSSYNVWSRGTMDMGTFDSHRGMPFANVRTDITVNNNGRHGGDASAGPLFGARFTHWNIRVTNHRAGLMKIDGLAPYSATVGINEVREFDQIDVPDFSGELHSRIELCGTTDVVRPRNLYEAQRASGIGDRHEPIRPRMHTMSPTVGN; from the coding sequence ATGGGTACAGGCATGGAGCACCCCACCAGACGCGGCGTACTCGGCGGCGCGATAGCCGTCGCGGCGGCAGCGGCCGCCGGCGGTGCGGCGGTCGGCGGGACCGCGTGGGCGGCTGGCCAGCGGCCGCGAGGTGAAACCCCCGCCCTCTGGCGGGAGTTCACGAAGGCTCCGTACACCCACCCCCAGATCCCCTACGTAGGCCGAGCCGGCGCCCGAGCCGGCAGCCGCCACCTGCCCCGCCCCGAAGTCGTAGCGAACGTACGTGATTACGGGGCCAAGCCCGACGGCACGTCAGACGCCGCCCCCGCCATCAACCGCGCCCTCGCCGAAGCCGGCGCGAACGGCGGCGGCACCGTCCTCATCCCACCGGGTACGTACCGCATAGACGACATCATCCGCATCGCCCACGACAACGTCGTCCTCCGAGGCGCAGGCAGCGCCCGCACCACCCTCCACGCCACCAAGAACCTCACCGAACTCATCGGCCCCTACGACTCCCGTTACGGCGGTGACAAGAGCAGCTGGTCCTGGGCCGGCGGCCTCATCTGGCTCTGTCCACAAGGACGTTGGGAGTCCCTCGCCACAGCCATCAAGGCGAAGGCCTGGCCGTTCGAGGGCTGGACGGGCAACAGAAGGGACGAGTGGGAGACCCTCACGACCACCGCCCCGGCACACCGCGGCGACCGCACCCTGAAGGTCACCGACACCTCCCGCCTGCGCAAGGGCGACCTGGTCCTGCTCCGCCTCGCCGACGACGCGGACCACACGCTCCTGCAGCACATGGCGGGCGGAGGACCGGGCCCGGAGGCCTACACCTGGGACGACAAGACGAAACTGACCTCATACGTTCCGTACGAGTGGCCGGTACGCATCACCTCCGTAAAGAAGAGCACCGTCACCCTCGAACGCCCCCTCCCCCTGGACGTACGCCCGGAGTGGGACCCCCGACTCACCACCCACGTCCAGGCGTTGACGAACGCGGGGGTCGAGGGCCTCACCCTCGAGGCGGTCGAGACGCCCCAGTCCCCGCACCTCCTGGACAAGGGCTACAACGGCGTCACGTTCCAGTGCGCGTACGACTGCTGGGCGGACGACATCGTCGTACGCCATGTGGACAACGGCTTCGGGCTCGTCGGCGCATCCGCCTGCACCCTCCGCAACACCCGTGTCGCGGGCCGAGGTTCGCACCACCCGTACTTCTGCCGCGAGGGCTCACACGACAACCTGATCGAGGACTTCACCATCGAGCAGCGCACGGTCCCGGCCCCGTCAGGAACCCAGCTCCACGGCATCAACGTAGAAGGCCTCTCCTCCTACAACGTCTGGTCACGCGGCACGATGGACATGGGCACCTTCGACAGCCACCGAGGCATGCCCTTCGCGAACGTCCGCACGGACATCACCGTCAACAACAACGGCCGCCACGGCGGAGACGCCAGCGCGGGCCCGCTCTTCGGCGCCCGCTTCACGCACTGGAACATCCGCGTGACGAATCACCGCGCTGGCCTGATGAAGATCGACGGCCTGGCGCCCTACAGCGCCACGGTGGGCATCAACGAGGTACGGGAGTTCGACCAGATCGACGTACCCGACTTCTCCGGAGAGCTGCACTCGCGCATCGAGCTCTGTGGGACGACGGATGTGGTCCGGCCCCGGAACTTGTACGAGGCGCAGCGTGCATCTGGCATAGGTGACAGGCATGAGCCAATCCGGCCCCGGATGCACACAATGTCGCCAACCGTCGGTAACTGA
- a CDS encoding VOC family protein, whose protein sequence is MDIKLSQTFIAVDDHDKALAFYRDILGLDVRGDVGYADMRWVTIGAPSQPDVSIVLEPPLADPNASEADKQAMAELLGKGLLRGVIFSTNDVDATFERISTAGGEVLQEPVDQHWGVRDCAFRDPAGNMVRFSQPRGK, encoded by the coding sequence ATGGACATCAAGCTTTCTCAGACCTTCATCGCCGTCGACGACCACGACAAGGCGCTCGCTTTCTACCGCGACATTCTCGGCCTCGATGTGCGGGGCGACGTCGGATACGCGGACATGCGCTGGGTGACCATCGGGGCGCCCTCTCAGCCGGACGTGAGCATCGTCCTGGAACCCCCGCTGGCCGACCCGAACGCATCGGAGGCCGACAAGCAGGCCATGGCCGAACTCCTCGGCAAGGGCCTGCTGCGCGGCGTCATCTTCTCGACCAACGACGTCGACGCGACCTTCGAGCGCATCAGCACGGCGGGCGGCGAGGTGCTGCAGGAGCCGGTCGACCAGCACTGGGGCGTCCGCGACTGCGCCTTCCGCGACCCCGCCGGGAACATGGTGCGCTTCAGCCAGCCTCGCGGGAAGTGA
- a CDS encoding helix-turn-helix transcriptional regulator codes for MDRDYAEPLDVPALARVALMSAGHFSRSFRAAFGETPYSYLMTRRIERAKALLRRGDLTVTDVCFAVGCTSLGSFSSRFTELVGESPSAYRARSHDEGADVPACIAKIHTRPVRNGEAGSGARP; via the coding sequence ATGGACCGCGACTACGCCGAGCCGCTCGACGTCCCGGCGCTCGCCCGCGTCGCCCTCATGTCGGCGGGCCACTTCTCCCGCAGCTTCCGTGCCGCCTTCGGTGAGACGCCGTACAGCTATCTGATGACGCGCCGCATCGAGCGGGCCAAAGCGCTGCTGCGGCGGGGCGACTTGACGGTGACGGACGTCTGCTTCGCCGTCGGCTGTACGTCCCTCGGGTCCTTCAGCTCACGGTTCACCGAGCTTGTCGGCGAGAGCCCGAGCGCATACCGGGCCCGGAGCCATGACGAGGGCGCCGACGTCCCGGCCTGCATCGCCAAGATCCACACACGACCGGTCAGGAACGGAGAAGCCGGATCCGGCGCCCGACCGTAG
- a CDS encoding phosphoglyceromutase has protein sequence MADAPYKLILLRHGESEWNAKNLFTGWVDVNLNEKGEKEAVRGGELLKDAGLLPDVVHTSLQKRAIRTAQLSLEAADRHWIPVHRSWRLNERHYGALQGKDKAQTLAEFGEEQFMLWRRSYDTPPPALDREAEYSQFSDPRYATLPPELRPQTECLKDVVVRMLPYWFDGIVPDLLDGKTVLVAAHGNSLRALVKHLDGISDEDIAGLNIPTGIPLAYELDAEFKPVKPGGTYLDPEAAKAAIEAVRNQGKKK, from the coding sequence ATGGCCGACGCACCGTACAAGCTGATCCTCCTCCGCCACGGCGAGAGCGAGTGGAACGCGAAGAACCTGTTCACCGGCTGGGTGGACGTCAACCTCAACGAGAAGGGCGAGAAGGAGGCGGTCCGCGGCGGTGAGCTGCTCAAGGACGCCGGCCTGCTCCCCGACGTGGTCCACACGTCGCTCCAGAAGCGCGCGATCCGCACGGCGCAGCTCTCCCTGGAGGCTGCCGACCGCCACTGGATCCCGGTCCACCGCAGCTGGCGCCTGAACGAGCGCCACTACGGCGCCCTGCAGGGCAAGGACAAGGCGCAGACCCTGGCCGAGTTCGGCGAGGAGCAGTTCATGCTCTGGCGCCGCTCGTACGACACCCCGCCGCCGGCCCTTGACCGCGAAGCGGAGTACTCGCAGTTCTCCGACCCCCGCTACGCGACTCTCCCGCCGGAGCTGCGCCCCCAGACGGAGTGCCTCAAGGACGTCGTCGTCCGCATGCTCCCGTACTGGTTCGACGGCATCGTCCCGGACCTCCTGGACGGCAAGACGGTCCTGGTCGCCGCGCACGGCAACTCGCTGCGCGCCCTGGTCAAGCACCTGGACGGCATCTCCGACGAGGACATCGCGGGCCTGAACATCCCGACGGGCATCCCGCTGGCCTACGAACTGGACGCCGAGTTCAAGCCGGTGAAGCCGGGCGGCACGTACCTGGACCCGGAGGCGGCGAAGGCTGCCATCGAGGCGGTCAGGAACCAGGGCAAGAAGAAGTAG
- a CDS encoding MFS transporter has translation MSLAAMRRAARESVSGLPREFWWLWTSTLVNRLGAFVATFMALYLTLDRGYSATYAGLVAALHGLGGVVSSLGAGVMTDRLGRRPTLLIAQSSTALSVALLGFMKDPLAIAAVAFLVGMASNASRPAVQAMMADIVRPEDRVRAFSLNYWAINLGFAISAMGAGFIAEFSYLAGFLIEAAMTMACAIVVFAKLPESRPVRTALEKDAEPEVGLGTVLRDGRFMGVVGLSFLIALIFQQGSVGLPVAMGEAGFTPADYGMAIAVNGVLIVVLQIPVTRFIEHRDPQRLLIISALLAGYGFGLTAFAGSIGVFALTVCVWTLAEIVNAPTQTGLVVRLSPLHGRGRYQGMYTLSWAVAALVAPLMSGFVIDRFGAEWLWGICAVIGTFAALGYWTLMRGLPEEETEVGAGAVPVAPASQAVEETAEEAPAADARARVRR, from the coding sequence ATGTCGCTCGCCGCCATGAGACGTGCCGCAAGAGAGTCCGTCTCGGGGCTGCCCCGAGAGTTCTGGTGGCTGTGGACCAGCACCCTCGTCAACCGGCTCGGCGCCTTCGTCGCCACCTTCATGGCGCTCTATCTGACCCTGGACCGGGGCTACTCCGCGACGTACGCCGGGCTCGTCGCCGCCCTGCACGGGCTCGGCGGAGTCGTCTCCTCGCTGGGCGCCGGTGTCATGACCGACCGGCTCGGGCGGCGGCCCACCCTCCTCATCGCCCAGTCCTCCACGGCGCTCTCCGTCGCCCTGCTCGGGTTCATGAAGGACCCGCTGGCCATCGCCGCCGTGGCCTTCCTGGTCGGTATGGCCAGCAACGCCTCCCGGCCCGCCGTCCAGGCGATGATGGCGGACATCGTGCGGCCCGAGGACCGGGTGCGGGCGTTTTCCCTCAACTACTGGGCGATCAACCTCGGGTTCGCGATCTCCGCCATGGGCGCCGGCTTCATCGCCGAGTTCAGCTACCTCGCCGGGTTCCTCATCGAGGCCGCCATGACCATGGCCTGCGCGATCGTCGTCTTTGCGAAACTGCCGGAGTCGCGGCCCGTGCGGACCGCCCTGGAGAAGGACGCCGAGCCGGAGGTGGGGCTCGGGACGGTCCTGCGGGACGGGCGGTTCATGGGGGTCGTGGGTCTTTCCTTCCTCATCGCGCTGATCTTTCAGCAGGGGTCCGTCGGGCTGCCCGTCGCCATGGGTGAGGCCGGGTTCACGCCCGCCGACTACGGCATGGCCATCGCGGTCAACGGCGTACTGATCGTCGTCCTGCAGATCCCGGTCACCCGCTTCATCGAGCACCGGGACCCGCAGCGGCTGCTGATCATCTCCGCGCTGCTCGCCGGATACGGCTTCGGGCTCACCGCCTTCGCCGGGTCGATCGGCGTCTTCGCGCTGACCGTGTGCGTCTGGACGCTGGCTGAAATCGTCAACGCGCCAACGCAGACGGGACTTGTGGTGCGGCTTTCGCCCCTCCACGGCAGGGGGCGCTACCAGGGCATGTACACCCTGTCGTGGGCCGTGGCCGCGCTCGTCGCCCCGCTGATGTCCGGCTTCGTGATCGACCGCTTCGGGGCGGAGTGGCTGTGGGGCATCTGCGCCGTCATCGGTACGTTCGCGGCGCTCGGCTACTGGACGCTGATGAGGGGACTTCCGGAGGAGGAGACCGAGGTGGGGGCGGGGGCCGTGCCGGTGGCTCCGGCTTCGCAGGCCGTGGAAGAGACCGCGGAAGAGGCTCCCGCAGCCGATGCCCGCGCGCGCGTGCGCCGTTGA
- the phoU gene encoding phosphate signaling complex protein PhoU: MRDAYHEELDSIGEGLVEMARLVGSAIGRATTAMLDADLKMAESVIAADQKVDDLQHDLEARAIALLARQQPVATDLRIVVTSLRMSADLERSGDLAQHVAKLTRLRFPESAVPRDLHATILEMGQLAQRLMAKAAEVIITKDVDLALQLEQDDDEMDLLHRTLFQHLMEDRWKHGIETAVDVTLLGRYYERFADHAVSVAKRVVYLVTGEHADEIQPSGAPVEGA, translated from the coding sequence ATGCGGGACGCGTACCACGAGGAACTTGACTCGATCGGCGAGGGCCTGGTCGAGATGGCCCGGCTCGTCGGGTCGGCGATCGGGCGCGCCACCACGGCCATGCTCGACGCCGACCTGAAGATGGCCGAGAGCGTGATCGCCGCTGACCAGAAGGTCGACGATCTGCAGCATGACCTGGAGGCGCGCGCGATAGCCCTGCTCGCGCGGCAGCAGCCGGTCGCCACCGATCTGCGCATCGTCGTCACCTCGCTGCGGATGAGCGCCGACCTGGAGCGCTCGGGCGACCTCGCCCAGCACGTGGCCAAGCTGACCCGGCTGCGTTTCCCCGAGTCGGCCGTGCCGCGCGATCTGCACGCGACGATTCTGGAGATGGGGCAGCTCGCGCAGCGGCTGATGGCGAAGGCCGCCGAGGTCATCATCACCAAGGACGTCGATCTCGCGCTGCAGCTCGAGCAGGACGACGACGAGATGGACCTGCTGCACCGCACGCTCTTCCAGCACCTGATGGAAGACCGGTGGAAGCACGGCATCGAGACCGCCGTGGACGTGACGCTGCTGGGCCGTTACTACGAGCGGTTCGCCGACCACGCGGTTTCCGTGGCCAAGCGGGTCGTGTACCTCGTCACCGGTGAACACGCGGATGAGATCCAGCCGTCGGGGGCGCCTGTGGAAGGGGCCTGA